A region of Stigmatopora nigra isolate UIUO_SnigA chromosome 6, RoL_Snig_1.1, whole genome shotgun sequence DNA encodes the following proteins:
- the sp2 gene encoding transcription factor Sp2 isoform X2 produces the protein MATVVAVSPSEYLQPSTTTQDSQPSPLALLAATCSKIGPPAAQTPVATPAPQPQPRRLLPIKPAPIAPAPPKNLSFLQAKGNVIQLPAGLGSSAPGSPIVLTIQQSPGRPASQGPANIQYQMMPQIPGAQTIQMMPQGGQIQLIPGTNQAFITTPMSVPAQAAAAPIATPLSPQKTVAIKPSPRTKKANTTNVVQLPGGLTLPLNVATGEVGGAQIVTEAAAAPVVVGKSRRGRKKKVTLPAQVPPPALPPPQAISPPPDQLETILIEAADNIIQAGNNLLIVQSPGQPAMVQQVQLVPPKQDPPMVQIPQQALKVVQAASASLPTVPQRQSPAPSGLQVASPDTAPTQIFFKTGAGEWRSVQLQDSVSTPTTPTTPLATPASPIPTTVAVKKTLTGARKERTLAKIAPAGGMIPLNSSQLSATQAVQTISINGVQVQGVPVTITNAGGQQHLTVQTMQGSGLQLAGLAAPGQPTIHMDQTLTLELPGHTSEKKRRMACTCPNCKDAEKRPGDMGKRKHICHFPGCEKTFRKTSLLRAHVRLHTGERPFGCTWVFCGKRFTRSDELQRHARTHTGDKRFECNQCQKRFMRSDHLTKHYKTHINTKNL, from the exons ATGGCCACCGTGGTTGCTGTCAGTCCCAGTGAATACCTCCAACCCTCCACCACCACACAG GACAGTCAACCTTCCCCTTTGGCCCTGCTAGCTGCCACCTGCAGTAAGATCGGACCCCCCGCCGCCCAAACCCCCGTCGCCACTCCGGCACCGCAGCCCCAGCCTCGCCGCCTCCTCCCAATTAAGCCGGCTCCCATCGCTCCCGCGCCACCCAAGAACCTCAGTTTCCTCCAAGCCAAGGGCAATGTGATCCAGCTGCCCGCCGGCTTGGGCTCTAGCGCCCCCGGGAGCCCTATAGTGCTCACCATCCAGCAAAGCCCGGGCCGACCCGCCTCCCAGGGGCCCGCCAACATCCAATACCAGATGATGCCGCAGATCCCGGGGGCCCAGACCATCCAGATGATGCCGCAGGGGGGTCAGATCCAGCTCATACCAGGCACCAACCAGGCCTTCATCACCACCCCAATGTCGGTTCCGGCCCAGGCGGCCGCCGCCCCCATCGCCACGCCCCTCTCTCCGCAAAAGACCGTGGCCATCAAACCCTCGCCCAGAACGAAGAAGGCCAACACCACCAACGTGGTGCAGCTGCCCGGCGGACTCACGCTGCCGCTCAACGTGGCCACGGGCGAGGTGGGCGGGGCTCAGATCGTCaccgaggcggcggcggcgcccgtgGTGGTGGGAAAGTCACGACGCGGCAGGAAGAAGAAAGTGACGCTGCCCGCTCAAGTTCCGCCTCCAGCGCTGCCGCCCCCTCAAGCGATTTCGCCACCTCCGGATCAATTGGAGACCATCTTGATAGAAGCTGCTGACAACATTATTCAG GCGGGGAACAACTTATTGATCGTGCAGAGTCCCGGCCAGCCGGCGATGGTTCAGCAGGTCCAGTTGGTGCCGCCCAAGCAGGACCCCCCTATGGTTCAGATCCCCCAGCAGGCCCTGAAGGTGGTGCAGGCCGCCTCTGCCTCGTTGCCAACCGTCCCGCAGAGACAGTCGCCCGCACCCTCCGGCCTGCAGGTGGCGTCACCAGACACGGCGCCAACGCAG atcTTTTTCAAGACGGGTGCCGGTGAGTGGCGGTCCGTACAACTCCAGGACTCCGTGTCCACGCCGACGACACCCACCACTCCACTTGCCACGCCCGCCTCGCCTATCCCAACCACGGTGGCCGTCAAGAAGACGCTTACAGGGGCCAGGAAGGAGCGCACCTTGGCAAAGATCGCGCCGGCGGGAGGGATGATTCCGCTCAACTCGTCGCAGCTGTCGGCGACACAGGCGGTGCAGACCATCAGCATCAATGGCGTCCAAGTGCAGGGAGTTCCGGTGACCATCACCAATGCAGGAG GCCAGCAACACTTGACAGTGCAGACCATGCAGGGTAGCGGCCTCCAGTTGGCGGGGTTGGCGGCTCCGGGCCAGCCCACCATCCACATGGACCAGACCCTGACGCTTGAACTTCCAGGACACACTAGCGAGAAAAAGAGACGCATGGCCTGCACGTGTCCCAATTGTAAAGACGCAGAGAAAAG GCCGGGCGACATGGGCAAGCGAAAGCACATTTGTCACTTTCCCGGCTGCGAGAAGACCTTCCGCAAGACTTCGCTACTGCGAGCGCACGTCCGCCTCCACACGGGCGAGCGACCGTTCGGCTGCACTTGGGTTTTCTGCGGAAAACGCTTCACGCGGAGCGACGAGCTGCAGCGGCACGCCAGGACGCACACGG gAGACAAACGCTTTGAGTGCAACCAGTGTCAGAAACGCTTTATGAGGAGCGACCATCTGACCAAGCATTACAAAACGCATATAAATACCAAGAACCTGTGA
- the sp2 gene encoding transcription factor Sp2 isoform X1: MSELKDTMATVVAVSPSEYLQPSTTTQDSQPSPLALLAATCSKIGPPAAQTPVATPAPQPQPRRLLPIKPAPIAPAPPKNLSFLQAKGNVIQLPAGLGSSAPGSPIVLTIQQSPGRPASQGPANIQYQMMPQIPGAQTIQMMPQGGQIQLIPGTNQAFITTPMSVPAQAAAAPIATPLSPQKTVAIKPSPRTKKANTTNVVQLPGGLTLPLNVATGEVGGAQIVTEAAAAPVVVGKSRRGRKKKVTLPAQVPPPALPPPQAISPPPDQLETILIEAADNIIQAGNNLLIVQSPGQPAMVQQVQLVPPKQDPPMVQIPQQALKVVQAASASLPTVPQRQSPAPSGLQVASPDTAPTQIFFKTGAGEWRSVQLQDSVSTPTTPTTPLATPASPIPTTVAVKKTLTGARKERTLAKIAPAGGMIPLNSSQLSATQAVQTISINGVQVQGVPVTITNAGGQQHLTVQTMQGSGLQLAGLAAPGQPTIHMDQTLTLELPGHTSEKKRRMACTCPNCKDAEKRPGDMGKRKHICHFPGCEKTFRKTSLLRAHVRLHTGERPFGCTWVFCGKRFTRSDELQRHARTHTGDKRFECNQCQKRFMRSDHLTKHYKTHINTKNL; this comes from the exons ATGAGCG AGCTAAAGGACACTATGGCCACCGTGGTTGCTGTCAGTCCCAGTGAATACCTCCAACCCTCCACCACCACACAG GACAGTCAACCTTCCCCTTTGGCCCTGCTAGCTGCCACCTGCAGTAAGATCGGACCCCCCGCCGCCCAAACCCCCGTCGCCACTCCGGCACCGCAGCCCCAGCCTCGCCGCCTCCTCCCAATTAAGCCGGCTCCCATCGCTCCCGCGCCACCCAAGAACCTCAGTTTCCTCCAAGCCAAGGGCAATGTGATCCAGCTGCCCGCCGGCTTGGGCTCTAGCGCCCCCGGGAGCCCTATAGTGCTCACCATCCAGCAAAGCCCGGGCCGACCCGCCTCCCAGGGGCCCGCCAACATCCAATACCAGATGATGCCGCAGATCCCGGGGGCCCAGACCATCCAGATGATGCCGCAGGGGGGTCAGATCCAGCTCATACCAGGCACCAACCAGGCCTTCATCACCACCCCAATGTCGGTTCCGGCCCAGGCGGCCGCCGCCCCCATCGCCACGCCCCTCTCTCCGCAAAAGACCGTGGCCATCAAACCCTCGCCCAGAACGAAGAAGGCCAACACCACCAACGTGGTGCAGCTGCCCGGCGGACTCACGCTGCCGCTCAACGTGGCCACGGGCGAGGTGGGCGGGGCTCAGATCGTCaccgaggcggcggcggcgcccgtgGTGGTGGGAAAGTCACGACGCGGCAGGAAGAAGAAAGTGACGCTGCCCGCTCAAGTTCCGCCTCCAGCGCTGCCGCCCCCTCAAGCGATTTCGCCACCTCCGGATCAATTGGAGACCATCTTGATAGAAGCTGCTGACAACATTATTCAG GCGGGGAACAACTTATTGATCGTGCAGAGTCCCGGCCAGCCGGCGATGGTTCAGCAGGTCCAGTTGGTGCCGCCCAAGCAGGACCCCCCTATGGTTCAGATCCCCCAGCAGGCCCTGAAGGTGGTGCAGGCCGCCTCTGCCTCGTTGCCAACCGTCCCGCAGAGACAGTCGCCCGCACCCTCCGGCCTGCAGGTGGCGTCACCAGACACGGCGCCAACGCAG atcTTTTTCAAGACGGGTGCCGGTGAGTGGCGGTCCGTACAACTCCAGGACTCCGTGTCCACGCCGACGACACCCACCACTCCACTTGCCACGCCCGCCTCGCCTATCCCAACCACGGTGGCCGTCAAGAAGACGCTTACAGGGGCCAGGAAGGAGCGCACCTTGGCAAAGATCGCGCCGGCGGGAGGGATGATTCCGCTCAACTCGTCGCAGCTGTCGGCGACACAGGCGGTGCAGACCATCAGCATCAATGGCGTCCAAGTGCAGGGAGTTCCGGTGACCATCACCAATGCAGGAG GCCAGCAACACTTGACAGTGCAGACCATGCAGGGTAGCGGCCTCCAGTTGGCGGGGTTGGCGGCTCCGGGCCAGCCCACCATCCACATGGACCAGACCCTGACGCTTGAACTTCCAGGACACACTAGCGAGAAAAAGAGACGCATGGCCTGCACGTGTCCCAATTGTAAAGACGCAGAGAAAAG GCCGGGCGACATGGGCAAGCGAAAGCACATTTGTCACTTTCCCGGCTGCGAGAAGACCTTCCGCAAGACTTCGCTACTGCGAGCGCACGTCCGCCTCCACACGGGCGAGCGACCGTTCGGCTGCACTTGGGTTTTCTGCGGAAAACGCTTCACGCGGAGCGACGAGCTGCAGCGGCACGCCAGGACGCACACGG gAGACAAACGCTTTGAGTGCAACCAGTGTCAGAAACGCTTTATGAGGAGCGACCATCTGACCAAGCATTACAAAACGCATATAAATACCAAGAACCTGTGA
- the socs7 gene encoding suppressor of cytokine signaling 7 isoform X1, with protein sequence MTSDAQEMSPDFVLMRLVSAAEEDRPDAEAGGVVVAGLGREALAHKAALERSRDAGLERNKAPGPNAPDRGPSRETSRPQSPAPVPGCEFSAALRPQLLVFSDLVRNGDGILELNQPRTRLGMDAHSPGASCSEPAPGHRARTPEEVQRMRDPSDGTWGGNRPDPGSPPGQGSASVCHKRSPQAGSPEWPSPSGGSTPLAVIDPGWTCAGRDREGAVLELARRFGELGELGRLGAVPKMLLKAGELPQCACQGAHAPGEEHADDAAVTSDALLVLEGLASDDVAGLGLRDDRERHRHFLVKPVLRDKQSHQVGDRGSPETSSRPCGQASTPRRRPERCASAPRTPEGDPGTPKGAAKSRKGSLRVRLSRLFRTKSCSGSSHLLDQDRRTPVGGSSDPNAPGPALDSDSLECEASRLSRAHSAFSPAALAAFTGETVSLVDVDISRRGNASTPHPPTPPPPPRRSLSLLDGFTGPQSGGFLLSVMGASLQSLPLPLPPPVPPSHGTMQHSLSLNDAFLRALPLSNPSPADAASASRQAPPPVLCALRRSEASNFTASLRELEKCGWYWGPMNWEDAEMKLKGKADGSFLVRDSSDPRYILSLSFRSQGITHHTRMEHYRGTFSLWCHPKFEDRCHSVVEFIERAIMHSKNGKFLYFLRSRVPGLPPTPVQLLYPVSRFSNVKSLQHLCRFCIRQIVRIDHIQQLPLPSSLVSYLSKFYYYDPEEEMYLSIKSIRAALEAQT encoded by the exons ATGACGAGCGACGCGCAGGAAATGTCGCCCGACTTCGTCCTCATGCGCCTCGTCTCGGCCGCCGAGGAGGACCGCCCGGATGCGGAGGCTGGGGGAGTGGTGGTGGCCGGGCTGGGCCGAGAAGCGCTGGCCCACAAAGCGGCCTTGGAACGCAGCCGAGACGCGGGCCTCGAGCGGAACAAAGCCCCCGGCCCGAATGCACCTGACCGAGGCCCGTCGCGTGAGACTTCCAGGCCGCAGAGTCCGGCGCCGGTCCCCGGATGCGAGTTCAGCGCCGCCCTGCGGCCTCAGCTGCTCGTCTTCTCGGACCTGGTACGGAACGGGGACGGGATATTGGAACTGAACCAGCCGAGGACTCGTTTGGGAATGGACGCGCACAGCCCGGGGGCCAGTTGCTCCGAGCCCGCACCCGGCCACCGCGCTCGGACCCCCGAGGAAGTCCAGCGAATGCGGGATCCGTCAGACGGGACCTGGGGAGGGAATCGTCCGGACCCGGGATCGCCGCCGGGACAAGGTTCTGCGTCCGTTTGCCACAAACGCTCACCCCAGGCGGGCTCACCCGAGTGGCCCTCGCCGTCCGGGGGGTCCACCCCCCTGGCAGTCATCGATCCAGGGTGGACTTGCGCCGGCCGGGATCGAGAGGGGGCCGTGCTGGAGTTGGCCCGGAGGTTCGGCGAACTGGGCGAGCTGGGCCGGCTGGGCGCGGTTCCCAAGATGCTCCTCAAAGCGGGTGAGCTCCCGCAATGCGCGTGCCAGGGGGCCCACGCCCCGGGCGAGGAGCACGCTGACGACGCGGCCGTCACCAGCGACGCCCTGCTGGTTCTGGAAGGACTAGCCAGCGACGACGTGGCCGGGCTGGGACTGCGAGACGACCGGGAGCGCCACCGCCACTTTCTAGTCAAACCGGTACTCCGAGACAAACAGAGCCACCAAGTCGGCGACCGAGGGTCCCCAGAAACTTCATCCCGGCCTTGTGGGCAAGCGTCTACCCCTCGCCGGAGACCCGAGAGGTGCGCCAGCGCCCCGCGGACGCCCGAGGGAGACCCTGGGACGCCAAAGGGTGCCGCCAAATCCAGGAAGGGTTCGCTGAGGGTTCGCCTGAGCAGGTTGTTCCGCACCAAGAGCTGCAGTGGGTCCTCGCACCTCCTGGACCAGGACCGTAGGACCCCCGTCGGCGGATCGTCGGACCCCAATGCACCTGGACCTGCGTTGGACTCGGACAG CCTGGAGTGTGAGGCCAGCAGGCTGAGCCGGGCCCACAGTGCCTTCTCCCCCGCCGCCCTCGCCGCCTTCACTG GTGAGACGGTGTCTCTGGTGGACGTGGACATCTCGCGGCGAGGGAATGCCAGTACGCCTCACCCGCCCACGCCGCCGCCCCCTCCGCGACGAAGTCTCAGCCTTTTAG ACGGCTTCACGGGTCCCCAGTCGGGCGGCTTCCTGTTGAGCGTGATGGGCGCGTCCCTCCAGTCCCTCCCCCTGCCACTCCCCCCACCTGTTCCTCCCTCGCACGGCACCATGCAGCACAGCCTCAGCCTCAACG ACGCTTTTCTGCGGGCGCTTCCTCTTTCCAACCCGTCCCCGGCTGACGCAGCGTCCGCCTCCAGGCAGGCCCCGCCTCCCGTGCTCTGTGCCCTCCGGAGGTCTGAAGCCAGCAACTTCACTGCCAGCCTCCGAGAGTTGGAAAAG TGTGGCTGGTACTGGGGTCCCATGAACTGGGAGGACGCGGAGATGAAGTTGAAGGGAAAAGCTGATGGTTCTTTCCTGGTTCGGGACAGCTCCGACCCAAGATACATCCTCAGCCTGAGTTTCCGCTCGCAAGGCATCACGCACCACACGCGCATGGAGCACTACCGCG GGACCTTCAGCTTATGGTGTCACCCCAAATTCGAAGACCGATGTCACTCAGTGGTGGAGTTCATCGAGCGTGCCATCATGCACTCAAAGAATGGAAAGTTCCTCTACTTCCTTCGTTCCAGAGTACCAG GACTTCCTCCCACGCCGGTACAACTTCTGTATCCCGTGTCTCGCTTCAGCAACGTCAAGTCTCTGCAGCATCTCTGCAGATTCTGCATACGGCAAATTGTGCGCATCGATCACATCCAACAACTTCCACTGCCCAG CTCACTGGTGTCGTACCTCAGTAAGTTTTATTACTACGACCCCGAGGAAGAGATGTACCTTTCAATCAAAAGTATCCGAGCGGCGCTGGAAGCTCAGACGTAG
- the socs7 gene encoding suppressor of cytokine signaling 7 isoform X2 yields the protein MTSDAQEMSPDFVLMRLVSAAEEDRPDAEAGGVVVAGLGREALAHKAALERSRDAGLERNKAPGPNAPDRGPSRETSRPQSPAPVPGCEFSAALRPQLLVFSDLVRNGDGILELNQPRTRLGMDAHSPGASCSEPAPGHRARTPEEVQRMRDPSDGTWGGNRPDPGSPPGQGSASVCHKRSPQAGSPEWPSPSGGSTPLAVIDPGWTCAGRDREGAVLELARRFGELGELGRLGAVPKMLLKAGELPQCACQGAHAPGEEHADDAAVTSDALLVLEGLASDDVAGLGLRDDRERHRHFLVKPVLRDKQSHQVGDRGSPETSSRPCGQASTPRRRPERCASAPRTPEGDPGTPKGAAKSRKGSLRVRLSRLFRTKSCSGSSHLLDQDRRTPVGGSSDPNAPGPALDSDSLECEASRLSRAHSAFSPAALAAFTGETVSLVDVDISRRGNASTPHPPTPPPPPRRSLSLLDAFLRALPLSNPSPADAASASRQAPPPVLCALRRSEASNFTASLRELEKCGWYWGPMNWEDAEMKLKGKADGSFLVRDSSDPRYILSLSFRSQGITHHTRMEHYRGTFSLWCHPKFEDRCHSVVEFIERAIMHSKNGKFLYFLRSRVPGLPPTPVQLLYPVSRFSNVKSLQHLCRFCIRQIVRIDHIQQLPLPSSLVSYLSKFYYYDPEEEMYLSIKSIRAALEAQT from the exons ATGACGAGCGACGCGCAGGAAATGTCGCCCGACTTCGTCCTCATGCGCCTCGTCTCGGCCGCCGAGGAGGACCGCCCGGATGCGGAGGCTGGGGGAGTGGTGGTGGCCGGGCTGGGCCGAGAAGCGCTGGCCCACAAAGCGGCCTTGGAACGCAGCCGAGACGCGGGCCTCGAGCGGAACAAAGCCCCCGGCCCGAATGCACCTGACCGAGGCCCGTCGCGTGAGACTTCCAGGCCGCAGAGTCCGGCGCCGGTCCCCGGATGCGAGTTCAGCGCCGCCCTGCGGCCTCAGCTGCTCGTCTTCTCGGACCTGGTACGGAACGGGGACGGGATATTGGAACTGAACCAGCCGAGGACTCGTTTGGGAATGGACGCGCACAGCCCGGGGGCCAGTTGCTCCGAGCCCGCACCCGGCCACCGCGCTCGGACCCCCGAGGAAGTCCAGCGAATGCGGGATCCGTCAGACGGGACCTGGGGAGGGAATCGTCCGGACCCGGGATCGCCGCCGGGACAAGGTTCTGCGTCCGTTTGCCACAAACGCTCACCCCAGGCGGGCTCACCCGAGTGGCCCTCGCCGTCCGGGGGGTCCACCCCCCTGGCAGTCATCGATCCAGGGTGGACTTGCGCCGGCCGGGATCGAGAGGGGGCCGTGCTGGAGTTGGCCCGGAGGTTCGGCGAACTGGGCGAGCTGGGCCGGCTGGGCGCGGTTCCCAAGATGCTCCTCAAAGCGGGTGAGCTCCCGCAATGCGCGTGCCAGGGGGCCCACGCCCCGGGCGAGGAGCACGCTGACGACGCGGCCGTCACCAGCGACGCCCTGCTGGTTCTGGAAGGACTAGCCAGCGACGACGTGGCCGGGCTGGGACTGCGAGACGACCGGGAGCGCCACCGCCACTTTCTAGTCAAACCGGTACTCCGAGACAAACAGAGCCACCAAGTCGGCGACCGAGGGTCCCCAGAAACTTCATCCCGGCCTTGTGGGCAAGCGTCTACCCCTCGCCGGAGACCCGAGAGGTGCGCCAGCGCCCCGCGGACGCCCGAGGGAGACCCTGGGACGCCAAAGGGTGCCGCCAAATCCAGGAAGGGTTCGCTGAGGGTTCGCCTGAGCAGGTTGTTCCGCACCAAGAGCTGCAGTGGGTCCTCGCACCTCCTGGACCAGGACCGTAGGACCCCCGTCGGCGGATCGTCGGACCCCAATGCACCTGGACCTGCGTTGGACTCGGACAG CCTGGAGTGTGAGGCCAGCAGGCTGAGCCGGGCCCACAGTGCCTTCTCCCCCGCCGCCCTCGCCGCCTTCACTG GTGAGACGGTGTCTCTGGTGGACGTGGACATCTCGCGGCGAGGGAATGCCAGTACGCCTCACCCGCCCACGCCGCCGCCCCCTCCGCGACGAAGTCTCAGCCTTTTAG ACGCTTTTCTGCGGGCGCTTCCTCTTTCCAACCCGTCCCCGGCTGACGCAGCGTCCGCCTCCAGGCAGGCCCCGCCTCCCGTGCTCTGTGCCCTCCGGAGGTCTGAAGCCAGCAACTTCACTGCCAGCCTCCGAGAGTTGGAAAAG TGTGGCTGGTACTGGGGTCCCATGAACTGGGAGGACGCGGAGATGAAGTTGAAGGGAAAAGCTGATGGTTCTTTCCTGGTTCGGGACAGCTCCGACCCAAGATACATCCTCAGCCTGAGTTTCCGCTCGCAAGGCATCACGCACCACACGCGCATGGAGCACTACCGCG GGACCTTCAGCTTATGGTGTCACCCCAAATTCGAAGACCGATGTCACTCAGTGGTGGAGTTCATCGAGCGTGCCATCATGCACTCAAAGAATGGAAAGTTCCTCTACTTCCTTCGTTCCAGAGTACCAG GACTTCCTCCCACGCCGGTACAACTTCTGTATCCCGTGTCTCGCTTCAGCAACGTCAAGTCTCTGCAGCATCTCTGCAGATTCTGCATACGGCAAATTGTGCGCATCGATCACATCCAACAACTTCCACTGCCCAG CTCACTGGTGTCGTACCTCAGTAAGTTTTATTACTACGACCCCGAGGAAGAGATGTACCTTTCAATCAAAAGTATCCGAGCGGCGCTGGAAGCTCAGACGTAG